The stretch of DNA AGGTCCACAATCCGGGCTCGGAACCGCTGCCCTACGGCCTCGGCTTCCACCCGGCCTTTCCCTGGCCCTTCGCCGGCGGCGAGCGCGCGGCCGGGGGCGGCTACGCGGTGCGCTTCGAGCAGCCCGAGCGGCCGGCGGTGCCCGAGGTCGGGCCCGGCGGGCTGCTGGTGCGCTCCGAGCGCGCGCTGCCCCTCGCCGGCGACACCCTGCCCCTCGATCCCGAGATGTTCACCGAGGCGCTGGTGTTCCTGAACGCCCGCAGCCGGGCGATGCACTTCACCGCCCCGTCGGGCGCGACGATCACCCTCGAGGCCGAGGATTTCCCGCATCTCGCGGTCTGGACGAAGCCGACGGCGCCGTTCCTGTCCCTCGAATGCTGGACCGGCCACGCCGACTGGATGGGCTTTTCCGGCGAGCTGGCGGAGCGCGATTCGCAACGCCTGCTGGCGCCGGGCGCGAGCGCCCGCCACGGCGTCACCTTGCGCTTCACCCCCGCCTGACCGGGAACGTCAACCCCCCATAAACCGGATCGGGGGCCTATTCGGTCTCCAACCGGAGCCCGGCCCCCAATGTCCGACGCAGAATCCGTCGACCTGCTGCTGCCCGGCGCCCCCGACGTGCGGGCGGCGGCGATCACCTGGCTCGACGGGCTGGCCACGGAGCGGCGCCTGTCGCCCAACACCGTCGAGGCCTATCGGCGCGACCTGCGCCAGTTCCTCGCCCACCTGGCCAAGGGGGGCACGAACCCCGACATCCCGACCCTGATCGGGTTGAAGCCCCGGGACGTCCGCGGCTTCATGTCGGCGCGACGCCAGGACGGCGTCGGCGGGCGCAGCCTGATGCGGGCGCTCGCGGGCCTGCGCTCGTTTGCCCGCCACCTCGACCGGGAGGGCCACGGCAGCGTCGCGGCTCTGTCCGCGGTGCGATCGCCCAAGGTCGAGCGGCGCCTGCCCCGCCCGCTCCCGGTCGCGGCCGCCATCGCGATGGCGAGCCCCGACATCCGGCTCGGTGAGGATCGTCCCTCCTGGGTGCTGTCCCGCGACGCCGCGGTGCTGGCGCTCCTCTACGGCTCGGGCCTGCGCATCTCGGAGGCGCTCGGCCTCACGCGGCGCGATGCGCCGGTCGGCGGGGTCGATGCCGTGACGGTGGTCGGCAAGGGCCAGAAGACCCGCAGCGTGCCGGCGATCGCCCAGGTCCAGGCCGCGGTGGAGGAGTACCTGAAGCTCTGCCCCTACGCCCTGCCGCCGGAGGGGCCGCTCTTCGTCGGCGCCAAGGGCGGTCCGCTCTCGCCGCGGATCGTGCAGCTCGCCGTCGCCTCGATGCGCGGGGCTTTGGGGCTGCCCTCGACCGCGACGCCGCACGCCCTGCGCCACTCCTTCGCCAGCCACCTGCTCGCCCGCCAGGGCGACCTGCGGGCGATCCAGGAATTGCTGGGCCACGCCTCCCTGGCGACGACGCAGGTCTACACCAAGGTCGACTCCGCCCGCCTGCTCGACGCCTTCGACGCCGCGCATCCGCGGGCGCGGGCTTCTTGAGAATCTGGTTGAACGGAGGGCTTTTGCGGATGTCTGACGAGAGTTTAATATAACCCACCCTCCACCTCATCCTGAGGTGTTAGTCGATCGAAGATCGACTGACCTCGAAGGAGGGCTCCAGAAGTCTCAGAGATTTCTGGAGCCCTCCTTCGAGGCTCCTTTCAGTCGCACCTCAGGATGAGGTCGCGGATGGGAGGGACGATCGCCGCTGGCTGCATATCACTGTCGTATATAGGGTGCCAGCTACTCCGCCGGCACCTCGCGCGCCCGCCCGAGCGCGACGTGCGGCACCAGGAGCGCGGTGGCGAAGGCGGCCGCCGAAATGATCAGCACCGCCCAGAAGGTCTGGTGCAGGGCGTGCTGGAGCACCATCCGCACGGTCTCGGCCTCCCCCGGCAGGCCGCCCGCCGCCAGGGCCTGCTGGAGGCTGTCCGCCGTGACGGTGCTGCCCGCCGCCGAGAGCCCGTGATTGAGCACCGCGCCGAAGATCGTGGCGCCGAGCGTGCTGCCGAGGTTGCGCGAGAAGATGTTCGAGGCGGTGGCGCTGCCGCGCTGGGTCCAGGGCACGATCTCCTGGATCAGCATCAGGGACGCGTTGCTCAGGAGCCCCATGCCGAAGCCCATGACGAGCGAGCCGACGCCGGCCTGGACTGGGTGGCTGCCGGGCTGGAGCGTCACGATGGCGAGCGCGCCGAGCGGCAGCATCAGGCCGCCGGTGACCAGGATGCGGCGCAGGCCGAACCGGTGCAGGGAGCGCGCCGCCAGCGTCGCGCCCATCGGCCAGCCGAGCACCATCACGGTCAGCGCCATGCCGGCGACGATCGGCGTCTGCCCGAGCACGCCCTGCACGTACATCGGCAGGAAGGTGGTGAGCCCGATGAGCGCCATGCCGGCGAGCAGCGACGTGCCGTTGGCGGCGGCGATCGGCCGGCGGCGCCAGAGCGCGGCGTCGATCACCGGCTCCCGCGCCCGCCGCTCCTGGAACGCCAGCAGCACGGCCGCGACGATCCCGAGCCCGGCGGCGATGCCGACCACCGTCCAGCGCGCCTCGCCGGCCTCGGTCAGCGCCACCATCAGCGCGGCGACCGTGAGGGTGAACAGGGCGGCGCCCGCCGCATCGACCGGCCGGCGCTCGCGCCGCTCGCCCTCGTGCAGGAAGGCGACGAACAGGCCGCTCGCGACGAGGCCGACCGGCAGGTTGATCCAGAAGATCCACGACCAGGAGGCGTGCGCGATGATGAAGCCGCCCGCCACCGGCCCGACCACCGCCGAGATCGCCCAGACGCTGGCGAGGAAGCCCTGGATCCGCCCGCGCTCCTGCGCGGAGTAGAGGTCGCCCACGATGGTGAGCGAGACCGGCTGGATCGCGCCCGCGCCGATGCCCTGGATCAGCCGGAACGCGATCATCGCCGGCATCGACCAGGCGAAGCCGCACAGCACCGAGGCCGCGAGGAACACCGCGATGCCGGCAAGCAGCACGGGCTTCCTCCCGTGGATGTCCGCGAGCTTGCCGAACACGATCGTGGCGGCGGTCTGGGTCAGGAGGAAGCCGGAAAACACCCAGGCATAGAGGGAGAGCCCGCCGAGCTCGCCGACGATGCCCGGCATCGCCGTGGAGATGATGGTCGCCTCGATCGCCACCATCGCCATCGAGGCCATGACGGCGGCGATCACAAGGGGACGGCGCGTCGTCCGGGAGGTGGTCATGCGGGGCTTCGTCGGGCAGGGGGGAGGATATCGGCCGCAGCTAGACCGATCGGCCCGGAAAGCAACCGGCGCCCGGCGCAGGCCAGACCCGCGCAATTGTGCGCGGCGTCGACTTACTCAGCGTAAGTCACCGGCAGGGCGGTGGTGTACTTGATCCGCTCCATCGCGAAGGCGGAACTGACGTCGTAGAGTTCGACCGACTGGATCAGCCGCTTGTAGACCCGGTCATAGGCCGCGATGTCGGGCACGACGATGCGCAACAAGTAGTCGATCTCGCCGCTCATGCGGTAGAACTCAACCACTTCGGGGATCTGCGCCACGGCGGCGCAGAAGCGCTCGGCCCAGTCGGCATTATGCCGGTTGGTGCGCACCGAGACGAACACCGTGACGCCGACCCGCATCCGGTCGGGATCGAGGAGCGCCACCCGGCGCTGGATCACCCCTTGCGCCTCCAGCTTCTGGATCCGCCGCCAGCACGGCGAGGCCGACAGGCCGACCCGGGCGGCGATCGCCTCGAGCGATTCGGCCGCGTTCTCCTGGAGGCACAACAGGATTTTCCGGTCGAACTCGTCCACGCGAAATTTTCCCAACCGATCGCGATATAGCGCAACCTGATTGCGCGATCATGCGAAAACGGAGGAAAATTTGCAATCCGCCTTCGCGGGGTCCGTGCGATCCTTAGCCTGCCTTTCGAGACCCCAGGAACCCCGGTAAAGCCCATGTCGAAGCTGTCCTTCTCCGAGCACCCGGCCGCCGTCGGCGAGACCTATGTCGAGCATATGGGCGTCGCCACCAGCTTCGGGCTCAGCATGATCGCCGGCGGGCTGGCCTGCCTCGTCCACGGCATCCTGCCCTTCGCCTTCACCTCGACCGGCTCGCGCACGATCCTGCGCCTGCACGACCGCATGGTGGCCAATCGCAGCCGCGCCGCCGGGCACCGGACCGAGTCCTCCGCCGTCTCGGCCTGAGGCCCCTTCCTTCGTCGCGGGTTGACGTGTCCGGGGTATTTCCGGACCCTGGCTCCCTGAACGGCTCCGGCGGGCGCGCGACGACGCGTCCGGACAGGGGCCGAGAACCAGGGAGCATTCGCCCATGCCGTTCCTCAGGCGCGCCGCCGGCGCGCTGGCCGTCGCGCTCGGCCTCGCCACCTCCGTTGCCCACGCCGAGACCGGCGAGGTGCGCTTCACCCGGCAGCCCGGCCTGATCTACATGCCGATGGTGCTGGCCGAGCAGCAGCGCCTGGTCGAGAAGCACGTCGCCTCGGCCGGCCTCGGCGACGTGAAGGTGAGCTGGGTCACCCTGACCAGCGGCGGCGCCTCGGTCGATGCGCTGATCTCCGGCAACGTCGATTTCGTCACCAGCGGCGCCACCAACCTGCTCCTCGCCTGGGACCGCACCCGCGGCGAGGTGAAGGGGCTGGCGGCCTCGGCCGGCGCGCCGATGATGCTCGTCACCCGCAACCCGGCGGTGAAGACGCTGGCCGACTTCTCGGCCAAGGACCGGATCGCGGTGCCGACCGTGAAGGTCTCGGCGCAAGCGGTGATGCTCCAGATCGCCGCCGAGCGCCAGTTCGGCGAGGCCGGCCGCAACAAGCTCGACGCGCTCACCGTGCAGCTCGGCCATCCCGACGCGGTCGGCGCGCTGCTGGGCGGCACCAGCGAGGTCAACAGCCACTTCTCGCTGCCGCCCTACCAGCAGATCGAGCTGAAGGACCCGAAGATCCACGTCGTGCTCAATTCCTACGACGTGGTCGGCGGTCCTCTGAGCAACGCCATCGTGTTCGGCCGCGGCAAGTTCATGGACCAGAACCCGAAGACCACCGCCGCGGTGCTCGCCGCCATCGACGAGGCCAACGCGCTGATCCGTGACGACCCGAAGAAGGCGGCCACGATCTACCTGGCGGCGACCAAGGAGAAGTTCGAGCCGGACGAACTCGTCGCGATGATGAAGCAGCCCGGCGTCGTCTTCTCGGCCACGCCCTACGGCACGATGCTCCAGGCCGACCACCTCGTGAAGGCCGGCGTGCTGAAGAACCGCCCGAAGGCGTGGACGGACTTCTTCGCCAAGGCGGTGCACGACCGGCCGGGCACCTGACCCCGTGTCGTCAGCGCGGCAGGATGTCGAGACCGGCCCGGCCGAAGGTCCGTGCGCCGAGATCGCATTCCGCCGCGCTGTCGGCCGGGAATGCGACGGCCCCGGAGGCCGAGGCGCCGCCGGTGCCGTAGCCGTAGGCGCTGCCGCCCCAGCCGCTCGCCGCCCGCACCGGCCGGGCGCCCGGGCGGGGATACGGCCCGACCGTATCGTGATCGAGGGGAGTCCAGAGGCGGCAATCGTAGCCGGGCAGGCCGGGGACCACCGGGCCGACGGGCGCGCGGGGCCGCGGAGCGGCGTCGGCGAGGGTCGGCAGCAGGGCAGCGGCGACGATGACGAGGCTTCGGATCATGCCACACGCTCCCGGCTGCCGCTTTCGGCGGCGCATAGGGGCCGAGATAGGCGGATCTGCGCGGTGCGCCAGCGGGGTCCGGTGTCGAGCCGGGCGGCCTGAAAGCTCGCATGGCAGCCCGACGGCATTTTTCTCGATGTTTGTCATATCCACCGCGTCATTCCGGGGCCGCGAACGCGGAGCCCGGAATCCAGAGCCGCGGATGGATCAGAAAAGAGCGAACGGCGTTCCGATCGATTCTGAGGAAACTGAGTGTCTGGATTCCGGGCTCCGCTTTCGCGGCCCCGGAATGACACTCAGGGTGTCAGGTTCGTCGAGCCAGCCGACGAGACTTCGATGCGCCGCGAGACGTGATCCATCCGGCGCCGCGCGACCCCGCCTCTCGCAGAAGACAATCAATCCCGGCAGGTGATCCGGATCGGGCGGTCGGAGGTCTTCACGGCCGGGGCGGCCTCGATCGCGCCGGTATACTCGTCCTGGGCGGCGATGCCGTACGACGCGGACTTGGCGTAGCCCTGCGACTCGCACCAGGCATCCGCCACCACCTGGCCGCACTCGCCGCCGGTGGTCAGGCACTCGGCGACGCCGTAGCCGTCGCTGGAGGGGATCAGGAAGGTCTTCTCCACGCCGGTTCCCTGGCCGGTTCCCTGCGAGGCGGCCAGCGCCGGGGCGGTGGCGGAGGCCAGGACACCGAGGGCGCTGAGGACGGCGAGGGTGCGACGCATGGGGCAAACCTTCTGATCGGAGCCGTCGGCATCCGGCTCCGGCCCGACACTGGGCGTGGGTGGTAAACAATCTCTCTACGCATCGTGCGAGCGGGGCGATTACGCAGGGTCCGGCACGGGCTTGGCCCCCGCGGCGTCTGCCTTCTCGAATTGCTCACGGATTTGAGCTAACCCGGATCGGCTCATTCGGGCGTCTCACCCGTGCAACAGGCGGCCGCCGCGGTCGCCGGCACGGGCGGCGTTCGGACCTTCCGCCGGACGGGACCGAGCCCGATCCGGCAACGACTTAGAACCTCGGCCGGTGCCCCGCGCGGCGCCCCGGCCCGACCCCGTCCCGCAGGTGTTTCATGGCCTCGCTGTTGCGCCTCTACAACACGCTCTCCCGGGCCAAGGAGCCGCTCCGGCCGATCGATTCGCGCCGGGTGCGGATGTATGCCTGCGGCCCGACCGTCTACGACGCCGCCCATATCGGCAACGCCCGGCCGCTGATCGTCTTCGACCTGCTCTTTCGGCTGCTGCGCCACGTCTACGGGGCGGAGGCGGTGACGTATGCCCGCAACGTCACCGACGTGGACGACAAGATCAACGCGAGGGCGGCCGAGCGCGGCATCACCATCCGCGAGCTGACCGACGGGACGCTGGCGCAGTTCCACGACGACATCCGCCGCCTCGGCATCCTGATGCCGGAGGACGTGAACGGGGCGGGCCGGCCCCCGGCGATGATCGAGCCGCGGGCGACCGACCACATCGTCGAGATGACGGCGCTGATCGACCGGCTGGTGGCGGCGGGCCACGCCTACGTGGCCGAGGACCACGTCCTGTTCGACGTCCCCTCGATGCCCGATTACGGCGCGCTGTCGCGCCGCCCCCTCGACGAGATGGAGGCCGGGGCCCGGGTCGATGTCGCGCCCTACAAGCGCTCGCCCCTCGATTTCGTGCTGTGGAAGCCCTCGAAGCCCGGTGAGCCGTCCTGGGCCTCGCCCGGCGGGATCAAGATCGCAGGGCGCCCGGGCTGGCACATCGAGTGCTCGGCCATGGCCTGGAAGCATCTCGGCGAGACCTTCGACATCCATGCCGGCGGCATCGACCTGGTGTTTCCCCACCACGAGAACGAGGTGGCCCAGTCCCGCTGCTGCTTCGGCACGCCGGTGATGGCCAACATCTGGCTCCATAACGGCTTCCTGCAGGTCGAGGGGGAGAAGATGTCGAAGTCGCTCGGCAACTTCGTCACCTTGCGCGACGTGCTGGCGGACTGGCCGGGCGAGGTCGTGCGCCTCGCCATGCTGCGCACGCACTATCGCCAGCCGATCGACTGGACGCTCCGCGCCCTGGAGGAGGCCAGTCGCACCCTCGACCGCTGGTACGACGCCGCCGGCGACGTGGCCCCGGGCCCGGCGCCCGACAGCGTGCTCGAACCGCTGCTCGACGACCTCAACACCCCGGCGGCCCTCGGCGAGGTGCATCGCCTCGACGATCCGGCCGCGCTCAAGGCCGGCGCCGGCCTGCTCGGCCTGCTCGGCCAGACCAGGTCCGAGCGCGAGCGGGCGGCGGTCGCGGCCTCCGGGGTCGACGCGGCGGCGGTGGAGCGGCTGATCGCCGAGCGCAAGGAGGCGCGTACCCGCAAGGACTGGGCCGAATCCGACCGGATCCGCGGCGCGCTCACGGCGCTCGGCGTGACGGTGAAGGACAACAAGGACGGCACCACCACCTGGACGGTGGGCTCGTAGGACCATGGGCCGAGGGGCGGCGTGCCGTCCCTCGTGCCGCCGTCACTCCTTGACCACCGACGGCCAGACGATGGCCTGCGCCACGATCACGTCGGTGCCGTTGAAGGTGCAGGACGGCGAGCCGTACAGCCGGTAGCCCAGAGCCAGCGCCTCCGAGATCCGGCGGCAGAAATTGGCATCGTCCTTACCCGTGATCAGCCGGTAGGGCAGCATGTCGTTCGGGGGCTTTGCGTCCGGGGTCGTGGTCAAGATGGGCTCCTGGTGACGTTGTCTGTTCATCCACCCTCGACCTCATCCTGAGGTGCGAGCATTGCTCGCCTCGAAGGAGAGCTCCAGAGATCGCAGAGACTTCTGGAGCCCTCCTTCGAGGCCTCCGCTGCGCTCCGGCGCCTCGGGATGAGGTCGAGGGTGGGAGAGACTGCGAAGCCTGCCACCGTCGGCTCCTGAATAGGCCGGAGGTGGCAGGCCTTCGATGGATCGTCGCAGGCTCAGAACTTCTCCTCGATCAGCGCCTCGGCTTCCGGCCGCGGCGCCGTCTTGGCGATCGCCTCGCGCAGCATCGGCACCACCTGGTCCGGCTCCTCGGCGACGAGGTAGCTGAGATCGAGCCCCTCGCGGATGAAGCCGGTGCGGCGCATGTGGTCGAGGAGGCCGAGGAACGGGGTCCAGAACCCGGCGACCGAGAGCAGCAGGATCGGCTTGGCGTGCTGGCCGAGCTGCGACCAGGTCATCTGCTCGACCAGCTCCTCCAGGGTGCCGATGCCGCCGGGCATCGCCACGAAGGCGTCGGAGCGGTCGAACATCAGCTTCTTACGGGTGTGCATATCGGAGACCACGATGGTCTCCTGCACGTCGTCGAGCATGCGCTCGCGCGACTTCAGGAAGTCCGGGATGATGCCGGTGACGTGGCCGCCATGGTCGAGCACCGCCCGTGCCACCGTGCCCATCAGCCCGACATTGCCGCCGCCATAGACCAGGGCGATGCCGGCCTCGGCCAGCTGGCGCCCCAGCGCCCGCGCCGCCGCCTCGAAGACCGGATCGGTGCCGAACCCCGAGCCGCAATACACGCAAACCGTCCGCATCGAGTCTCCGCACCGTTCGCAGCCGTTGCCGGCCATTCCATGGTCGATCTTGCGCCAGGCAAGTTTCCGGCCGAGCCGCGCTTGTGAGCGCCGCGTGGTCTCGCCCCGACAGTCCTGTTACTATGGGGTCGATGGCGTGGGCGTGTCGACCGGAGGCGAAAGGTCGCGCGGTCGTGCGTGGGCCATCGGCGGGAGGACCCGTGAGCGGGAGTGTTGCGCCATGACGACCGAGTTGCCGAGGGGCGAGTTGCGCAGGGGCCTCGTCCTCGCGGGCGTCGGCCTCGTCGCCGGGTTCGTGCTCATCGGCGTCGCCGCGAGCGGCACGCGGCTGTTCTCGTTCGCCTCGCCGGAGACGGAGCCGGCGGCCGCGCTGCCAGGAGCCGCCCCACCGGCTTCCCCCGCTCCGGCTTTGAGGCCGCTCGCCGCCCTGCCGACCAAGCCGGAGGCTCCCGCCGCGGCGGACGATGCGCCGTCCTTCGACGTCATCCGGGTCGAGCCCGACGGGGCGAGCGTCGTCGCCGGGCGCAGCCGGCCCGGGGCCGAGGTCGAGATCCTGCGCGACGGCCAGCCCTTCGCCCGCACCAAGGCGGACGAGGCCGGCAACTTCGCCCTGGTGCCGCCGGTCCTGGCGCCGGGCAGCCACGAGATCACGCTGCGCAGCACCGCGCCGGACGGCGCCACCGCCGCAGGCCGGGCCAGCGCCGTGGTCGTGGTGGCGCAGGACCACCGCACCAAGCCCCTCGTCGCCGTGACGGCGCCGGGTCGGCCGACCGCCGTGCTCTCGCTGCCGGATGTCGCGGCCAAGGATGCCGCGACCAAGGATATTGCTCTCAAGGATACCGCACCGAAGGCCGGGCCCGGCAAGGCGGCGGCCCGGGCGGAGGCCAGGGGCGGCGGCGAGATCGACGCGAAGATTCCGGCCGGCTCCCCGCCGGTCAAGGTCGTCGGCGTCGACGCCGAGGCGGGCGGGCGGCTCTACGTCACCGCGCAGGGTGCGCCCAAGGCGGATCTGCGCCTCTACCTCAACGACACGCTGGTGGCCCCCGGCCAGGCTGGGCCGGACGGCCGCGTCGCCTTCACCATCGGGCGCGGGGTCACGCCGGGCGACTACCGGGTGCGGGTCGATCAGGTCGATCCCGCCTCCGGCGCGGTCAAGACCCGGGCCGAGACCGCCTTCGCGGTGCCGCCGAATCTCGGACCGGCTCCGGTCGCGGGGCCGGCCCGCCACGCTCCGGCGCGCGAGGCCCCGGCGGGGCCATCCGGTCCCGCCGCGGGCGCGACGTCCCCGGCCCCCGAGCGGATAGCGGCCCCGGAATCGGGGCAAGGATCCCCGGATCACGGGGCCGTGGCCCGAGAGGCCGCCGCTCCCGGTACGGTGTTCGTGCCCGGCATCAGCACCGCGAAGGTCACCCGCGGCGACAACCTGTGGAGCATCAGCCGCCGGGCCTATGGCCGCGGCCTGCGCTACACCGTGATCTTCGACGCCAACCAGGGCCAGATCCGCGATCCCAACCGCATCTATCCCGGCCAGGTCTTCGTGCTGCCCGGCGAGGCGGCGCAGGTGCGTGAGCCCGAGAGCCGCGGCTGACCCGAGCCCGCGGCGCCGCAGCGCCAGGGCGATCCGGGGACGACGCGTGAGCGGCTGCCCCCGACGGATGATCGTCGTTCCGACAGGGCCTGCGGGCCTGTCGCGCAGGTTTCCCGGAGGTCGGCCGCCGCGCAGACGCCTTCGCCGCAGGTCCGGGCCGCGTCGGGTGCGCTGTCGGCCTGTCGCATCCTGGCCTATATGCGACGCCGATCCCGTCCGGAACCGGTTCCTTGTCCACCACCCAGATCCCCCCGGCCGAGCCCGAGCGGCCCGGCCTCGTCGCGACCTACCGCCGCCTGTGGCCCTATCTGTGGCCCCACGGCCGGCCCGACCTGCAGCGCCGCGTCTTCATCGCCTTCGGGCTGCTGCTCGTCGCCAAGGTCGTCACCCTGGCGATGCCGTTCACCTTCAAATGGGCGACCGACGCCCTGGTCGCGGTGGTGGGCGGCAAGGAGGAGAGCGTCCCGACCGGGATCTGGGCCGCCCCGGCCCTGATGATCCTGCTCTACGGCGCCACCCGGATCGCCATGGCGCTGCTGACGCAGGTCCGCGACGGGCTGTTCGCCAAGGTGGCGATGCATGCCGTGCGGCGCCTGGCGCTCCAGACCTTCCGGCACATGCATCAACTGTCCCTGCGCTTCCACCTGGAGCGCAAGACCGGCGGTCTCACCCGGGTGCTGGAGCGCGGGCGCAACGGCATCGAGGAACTCTCGCGCCTGATGGTGCTGACGCTGGTGCCGACCATCGTCGAGTTCCTGCTGGTGCTCGGCACGCTCGCCTACGAGTTCAGCCTGTCCTATTCGCTCGTCGTGCTGGTGATGGTGGCGGCCTATCTCGGCTACACCTACAAGGCCACGGAATGGCGCATCGCCATCCGCCGGCGGATGAACGATTCCGACACCGATGCCAACACCAAGGCGGTGGATTCGCTGCTCAACTACGAGACGGTGAAGTATTTCGGCGCGGAAGCCCGCGAGACCGCCCGCTACGACCAGTCGATGGCCCGCTACGAGAAAGCCTCGACCCAGACCTACGTCTCGCTGGCGGTGCTGAATGCCGGCCAGGCGGTGATCTTCACCATCGGCATGAGCGTGGTGATGTGGCTGGCGGCCCGCGACATCATGGCCGGGCGGGCGACGATCGGCGGCTTCGTGCTGGTCAACACCATGCTGGTGCAGCTCTCGATGCCGCTCAACTTCATGGGCATGATCTATCGCGAGATCAAGCAGGCGCTGATCGACATCGACGACATGTTCAAGATCCTGCACCGCAACCCCGAGATCGCCGACCGGCCGGGCGCGCAGCCGCTCGCGATCGGCGACGCGGTGGTGCGGTTCGAGGACGTGCATTTCGCCTACGTGCCGGA from Methylobacterium aquaticum encodes:
- a CDS encoding aldose 1-epimerase family protein, with the translated sequence MTDTVEIRHRDTTARLALAGAEPVSWRVGGTEYLWEGDPAHWNRHAPWLFPVVGASAGGAVTVAGRAYPMAQHGFARDSRFTVVAQAEDSVTLRLTDAPESRTHYPFAFRLDITATVRDGALTFACEVHNPGSEPLPYGLGFHPAFPWPFAGGERAAGGGYAVRFEQPERPAVPEVGPGGLLVRSERALPLAGDTLPLDPEMFTEALVFLNARSRAMHFTAPSGATITLEAEDFPHLAVWTKPTAPFLSLECWTGHADWMGFSGELAERDSQRLLAPGASARHGVTLRFTPA
- a CDS encoding LysM peptidoglycan-binding domain-containing protein, which produces MTTELPRGELRRGLVLAGVGLVAGFVLIGVAASGTRLFSFASPETEPAAALPGAAPPASPAPALRPLAALPTKPEAPAAADDAPSFDVIRVEPDGASVVAGRSRPGAEVEILRDGQPFARTKADEAGNFALVPPVLAPGSHEITLRSTAPDGATAAGRASAVVVVAQDHRTKPLVAVTAPGRPTAVLSLPDVAAKDAATKDIALKDTAPKAGPGKAAARAEARGGGEIDAKIPAGSPPVKVVGVDAEAGGRLYVTAQGAPKADLRLYLNDTLVAPGQAGPDGRVAFTIGRGVTPGDYRVRVDQVDPASGAVKTRAETAFAVPPNLGPAPVAGPARHAPAREAPAGPSGPAAGATSPAPERIAAPESGQGSPDHGAVAREAAAPGTVFVPGISTAKVTRGDNLWSISRRAYGRGLRYTVIFDANQGQIRDPNRIYPGQVFVLPGEAAQVREPESRG
- a CDS encoding DUF1737 domain-containing protein, whose translation is MTTTPDAKPPNDMLPYRLITGKDDANFCRRISEALALGYRLYGSPSCTFNGTDVIVAQAIVWPSVVKE
- the cysS gene encoding cysteine--tRNA ligase, with protein sequence MASLLRLYNTLSRAKEPLRPIDSRRVRMYACGPTVYDAAHIGNARPLIVFDLLFRLLRHVYGAEAVTYARNVTDVDDKINARAAERGITIRELTDGTLAQFHDDIRRLGILMPEDVNGAGRPPAMIEPRATDHIVEMTALIDRLVAAGHAYVAEDHVLFDVPSMPDYGALSRRPLDEMEAGARVDVAPYKRSPLDFVLWKPSKPGEPSWASPGGIKIAGRPGWHIECSAMAWKHLGETFDIHAGGIDLVFPHHENEVAQSRCCFGTPVMANIWLHNGFLQVEGEKMSKSLGNFVTLRDVLADWPGEVVRLAMLRTHYRQPIDWTLRALEEASRTLDRWYDAAGDVAPGPAPDSVLEPLLDDLNTPAALGEVHRLDDPAALKAGAGLLGLLGQTRSERERAAVAASGVDAAAVERLIAERKEARTRKDWAESDRIRGALTALGVTVKDNKDGTTTWTVGS
- a CDS encoding ABC transporter substrate-binding protein encodes the protein MPFLRRAAGALAVALGLATSVAHAETGEVRFTRQPGLIYMPMVLAEQQRLVEKHVASAGLGDVKVSWVTLTSGGASVDALISGNVDFVTSGATNLLLAWDRTRGEVKGLAASAGAPMMLVTRNPAVKTLADFSAKDRIAVPTVKVSAQAVMLQIAAERQFGEAGRNKLDALTVQLGHPDAVGALLGGTSEVNSHFSLPPYQQIELKDPKIHVVLNSYDVVGGPLSNAIVFGRGKFMDQNPKTTAAVLAAIDEANALIRDDPKKAATIYLAATKEKFEPDELVAMMKQPGVVFSATPYGTMLQADHLVKAGVLKNRPKAWTDFFAKAVHDRPGT
- a CDS encoding tyrosine recombinase XerC, which translates into the protein MSDAESVDLLLPGAPDVRAAAITWLDGLATERRLSPNTVEAYRRDLRQFLAHLAKGGTNPDIPTLIGLKPRDVRGFMSARRQDGVGGRSLMRALAGLRSFARHLDREGHGSVAALSAVRSPKVERRLPRPLPVAAAIAMASPDIRLGEDRPSWVLSRDAAVLALLYGSGLRISEALGLTRRDAPVGGVDAVTVVGKGQKTRSVPAIAQVQAAVEEYLKLCPYALPPEGPLFVGAKGGPLSPRIVQLAVASMRGALGLPSTATPHALRHSFASHLLARQGDLRAIQELLGHASLATTQVYTKVDSARLLDAFDAAHPRARAS
- a CDS encoding MDR family MFS transporter, with translation MTTSRTTRRPLVIAAVMASMAMVAIEATIISTAMPGIVGELGGLSLYAWVFSGFLLTQTAATIVFGKLADIHGRKPVLLAGIAVFLAASVLCGFAWSMPAMIAFRLIQGIGAGAIQPVSLTIVGDLYSAQERGRIQGFLASVWAISAVVGPVAGGFIIAHASWSWIFWINLPVGLVASGLFVAFLHEGERRERRPVDAAGAALFTLTVAALMVALTEAGEARWTVVGIAAGLGIVAAVLLAFQERRAREPVIDAALWRRRPIAAANGTSLLAGMALIGLTTFLPMYVQGVLGQTPIVAGMALTVMVLGWPMGATLAARSLHRFGLRRILVTGGLMLPLGALAIVTLQPGSHPVQAGVGSLVMGFGMGLLSNASLMLIQEIVPWTQRGSATASNIFSRNLGSTLGATIFGAVLNHGLSAAGSTVTADSLQQALAAGGLPGEAETVRMVLQHALHQTFWAVLIISAAAFATALLVPHVALGRAREVPAE
- a CDS encoding Lrp/AsnC family transcriptional regulator, with the translated sequence MDEFDRKILLCLQENAAESLEAIAARVGLSASPCWRRIQKLEAQGVIQRRVALLDPDRMRVGVTVFVSVRTNRHNADWAERFCAAVAQIPEVVEFYRMSGEIDYLLRIVVPDIAAYDRVYKRLIQSVELYDVSSAFAMERIKYTTALPVTYAE
- a CDS encoding DUF6356 family protein, which codes for MSKLSFSEHPAAVGETYVEHMGVATSFGLSMIAGGLACLVHGILPFAFTSTGSRTILRLHDRMVANRSRAAGHRTESSAVSA
- a CDS encoding TIGR00730 family Rossman fold protein, giving the protein MRTVCVYCGSGFGTDPVFEAAARALGRQLAEAGIALVYGGGNVGLMGTVARAVLDHGGHVTGIIPDFLKSRERMLDDVQETIVVSDMHTRKKLMFDRSDAFVAMPGGIGTLEELVEQMTWSQLGQHAKPILLLSVAGFWTPFLGLLDHMRRTGFIREGLDLSYLVAEEPDQVVPMLREAIAKTAPRPEAEALIEEKF